GCCGTCTACGGCCACGAGGCCGCGGGCCGCATCAGCGCCACCGGCCCGGGCGTCACCGCCTTCACGCAGGGACAGCGCGTCGTGGTGACGCTGATCAAGGCCTGCAACGCCTGCATCAACTGCGCCACCGGCCACCCGACGATCTGCGAGAACCAGGCGCCGCGCCCGGCCCCGCTGACCCGCCCCGACGGCACCGAGGTGATCCAGTCCATGCACTGCGGCGCCTTCGCCGAGCGCGTGGTCGTGGATCAAAGCCAGATCGTCGCTGTGCCGGACAACCTGCCGCCCGAAAGCCTCTGCCTGCTGGCCTGCGGCGTGATCACGGGTATCGGCGGCATGATCAACGCGGGCCGGCTGAAACCGGGCGAGGACGTGGTGGTGATCGGCGCCGGCGGCGTCGGCCTGAACGCGATACAGGGCGCCCGCATCGCCGGGGCCCGCCGTATCGTCGCCGTCGACATGTCAGAGGCCAAGCTGGAAACCGCCAGGGCCTTCGGCGCCACCCACGGCGTGCTCGGCACCGAAAAATCCCCCTGGCGCAAGGCCATGAAGGCACTCGGGCGCGGCGCCGATGTGGTCGCCGTCACCGTCGGCGCCATTCCCGCCTACGAACAGGCGCTGCGCTACATGGGATGGGGCGGGCGCATGGTGATGATCGGCATGCCGCACTCCGGTGCCATGGCGCAATACGAACCAGTGGTTCCCGCTTTCATGGGCCAGCACATGATCGGCTCCAAGATGGGCGACGCGGTGATCTCGCGCGACATCCCCTGGATGGCCGACCTCTACGCGCAGGGCCGCCTGAAACTCGACGAACTGGTCTCGGGCCGCTGGTCGCTCGACCAGATCAACGAAGCCATCGCCGACACCAGAACCGGCGGCGCCCGCCGCAACGTCATCCTCTTCGACGCCTGAACCTCTCGCGGCCCGCGCCACCCCACCCCCCCCTCTTCTTTGGTCTTCCCAATACCTCGGGGGTCCGGGGGCAGAGCCCCCGGCCGGTCGCCCCGCGAAAGCGGGGCGAAACCACCAAAAGAAGCCACCCCATGCGCCTCGCCGATCTCGACCTCATCGTCACAGCGCCCCCCGCCCCGGGCTGGGGCGGGCGCTACTGGATCCTCGTGAAACTCACCACCGCCTGCGGCGAATGCTACGCCGCCTCGGTCGGGCCAAAGGCCATGACCGCGGTGATCGAGGACGGCTTCCAGCGCTACTTCGAGGGCGAGAACCCCGAGAACATCGAGCGCCTCTTCCGCCGCAGCTATTCCTCGGGCTTCACCCAGCGGCCCGACCTGACCGTCATGGGCGCCTTCTCGGGGCTGGAGATCGCCTGCTGGGACATCCTCGGCAAGGCGCGCAACCGTCCTGTCTGGGCGCTGATCGGCGGGATGATGAACGAACGCATCCGCGCCTATACCTATCTCTACCCGCTGGATCACCACGCCCTGCCCGGCTTCTGGATCGACCCGGATCAGGCCGCCGAGGCCGCCGCCGACTGCCTCGCGCGCGGCTATACGGCGGTAAAGTTCGACCCCGCCGGCCCCTACACCATGCGCGGCGGGCACCAGCCCGCGATGTCGGACATCAGCCTCTCGACCGCCTTCTGCAAGGCCATCCGCGCAGCGGTGGGCGATGGCGCCGACCTGCTCTTCGGTACCCACGGGCAGTTCACCACCGCCGGGGCGATCCGGCTGGGGCAGGCCATCGAACCCTACAACCCGCTCTGGTTCGAAGAGCCGGTTCCCCCCCGACAACCCGCTTGAATTCGCGGCGGTCGCAGGGGCCGTCCGTGTCCCCGTCGCCACCGGGGAGCGCCTGAGCACCCGCGCCGAATTTGCCACCCTGCTGCGGACCGGCGGCGCGAAGATCCTGCAACCGGCGCTGGGACGCGCGGGCGGGATCTGGGAGGCGCGCAAGATCGCCGCCCTGGCGGAAAGCTTCAACGCCGAGATGGCACCCCATCTCTATGCCGGGCCGGTGGAATGGGCGGCGAACCTGCATCTTGCCGCCGCGATCCCCAACCTGCTCATGGCTGAAACCATCGAGACACCCTTCCACGACGCGCTGATCGGCGGCAGCATCCGGGTCGAGGAGGGGTTTGTCCCGGCACCGCAGGGGCCCGGCCTGGGGATAGAGGTCGACGAGGCGCTGGCCCGCGCCCATCCCTATACCGGCGAGGGGTTGCATCTTCAGATGCAGGACGCCCCCTGCAACTACGCCGGGGGCAACCTGTTCGAGGGCGGCGCTCCCGCGCCGGTCCCGGAGCGATGACCCCCGCGCGCCGCCCGCAGGCCTCGCCACGGGGCCGGAAACCTGCGCACCGCTGTTGTCGTTCAGGCGAAGGTCAAGGCCCGCATCCGCCCCACGCTCCGGGCGCCCGGACCATACCCCCGGGGCCCCGCCGGCAGGCCGCGCCCGCTCGCGGAACGCGACCGCCCCGCAGAGGGCAACCGACACCCGGGGCGCGGGAAACATGCATCCTGGCCTCACCTTTCCCTTGCCGGTAGGATGGTTTATGTTTTCATGACACTCTATCGACCTTCGGGACCGACATGACGACGACCAAGCCACCCGCCCCACCGCAACAGATGGAGGCGAACGCCCGTGACGCGGCGGCCTACCTCAAGACGCTGGCCCACGAGGGGCGGCTGATGATCCTGTGCCACCTCGGCAGCGAAGAGAAATCGGTCGGCGAACTAGAGGCTCTGCTCGGCATTCGGCAAGCGGCGGTCAGCCAGATGCTGGCCCGCCTGCGGGAAGAGGGGCTGGTCACCACCCGGCGAGAAGGCAAGACCATCTGGTACAGGCTCGCCGACAACCGCACCAACCAGGTGATCGGCCTGCTCTACAAGCTGTTCTGCGCCAATGACCGCTAGGCCCCCCTTTACCGGACCGGACCTGTGCAGCCTGACGGCGCGCGAGGCCATCGCCCTGCTGAAGGCCCGCGAGGTTTCGGCAAACGAACTGGTCGAGGCCGCCCTGTCGCGCGTTGCGCAGACTGCTCCCGCGATCAATGCCATGGTCACCCCCTGCCCCGAGCGGGCTGGCGCAGCCGCGGCGCAGGCCGATGGCGACACGCTGCTGGCGGGCCTGCCCGTGGGCATCAAGGACCTGACCCCGGTGGCCGGGGTGCGCACGACCTGGGGCACGCCCGGGCTGGCCGATTTCGTGCCCGAAGCCTCGGACCCGCTGGTGCTGCGGCTGGAACAGCGCGGCGCGGTGGTGCTGGGCAAGACCAACACGCCCGAGATGGGCGCGGGCGCCAATACCTTCAACCCTGTCTTCGGCCGCACCCGCAACCCGTGGGACACCCGCATGAACGCGGGCGGCTCTTCGGGCGGCGCCGCGGCCGGGCTGGCCACGGGCGAGACCTGGCTCAGCCACGGCTCGGACCTCGGCGGCTCGCTGCGCACGCCCGCCAGCTTCTGTGGCGTGGTCGGCCTGCGGCCCTCGCCCGGCATCGCCGGAGCCTCGGGTGGGCATGATGGCTTCAGCCCCTTCGGCGTCGAAGGGCCAATGGCCCGCACCGTGGCCGACGTGGCGCTGTTCCTCGACGCCATGGCAGGCTGGGATGCGCGCTGGCCGATCTCTTTCCCGCCGCCGGACACCTCTTACCTCGACAGCTGCCTTGCAGACCCCGGCCCGCTGCGCATCGCCTTTGCCCCGGATCTCGGCGGTCTTGCCCCGGTCGACCCCGCGATGGCGCAGGCGCTTGCGGACGCGCTGGCGCGCCTGGCCTCTCCGCAGATCGGCGTGGAAGAGATCCACCCCGACCTGCCCGGCATCGAAACATGCTTCCGCACCCATCGGGCGCTTGCCATGTGGACGGGCTATCGACAGACGCCCAAGCGCATCAGCGACCAGTACAAGCCCACCCTGCGTGACAACATCCGGCAGGGCGGCACGCTGGGCGTGGACGCCATCGCCGAGGCCATGACCACCCGCTCGCGCCTGTATGACCGCATGCGCGCCCTGTTCGAAACCTGCGATGTGCTGGCCTGCCCGGTCAGCGGCATCGGCCCCCTGAAGGCGGAAATCGAGTTCCCCCCCGAGATCGCCGGCGTGGCCTCCACCGATTACCTCGACTGGCTGCGCTTTGCCTTCCTCGCCACGCTCTGCGGCCTGCCCGCGCTCTCGCTGCCCATCGGCCATCTGCCGAACGGCCTGCCCGTCGGCCTGCAACTGATCGGAAAGCCGCGCGGCGAGGCCCGGCTTCTGCAGATCGCCCGCCATCTCGAAGAGCAGCTTGGCCTGCCGTCGCGGCCCATCGACCCGGTTGTCCGGCACGGTCCCGAGGCTTAGGCCCCTGCGCAAGAACGGGTCGGCCTAACCACGCTGCGAGCCGCGCGAAGCGGCCCCTAACACAGCGCCGTTCCCGTCGCCGACGGGGGGGCGTGACAGGCTGGACGCTCCACCCCGATGGGAAACCCGCCGCCTGCCTCAGGCGCTGCAAATTCCTTCGAAGGAATTTGCAAATCCCGTCCACGGGATTTGCACCGCCCGCGGCACGCGCCTATTCGGCCGCCACCCCATCGGTGAATTGCAGCCGGGCAAGGCGCGCATAAAGGCCGCCCTCCGCGACCAGCGCGTCATGGGACCCGGTGGCCACGATCCGCCCCTGATCCATGACCACGATCCGGTCGGCCTTCTTCACCGTCGCCAGACGGTGCGCCACGATCACCGTGGTCCTGCCCTCGGCCAGCCTGTCGACGGCGGCCTGCACCGCGCGCTCGCTCTCGGCATCCAGCGCGCTTGTCGCCTCGTCCAGCAGCAGCACCGGCGCGTCGCGCAGGATCGCGCGGGCAATGGCCACGCGCTGCTTCTGCCCGCCCGAGAGCATCACGCCGCGCTCGCCCAGCCATGTGTCGTAGCCCTGCGGCAGGGCCGTCAGGAAATCATGTGCCGCCGCCGCACGGGCCGCCGCCTCGACCTCTTCCTCCGAGGCATCGGGGCGGCCAAAGCGGATGTTGTCCCGCGCCGAGGCGGCGAAGATCACCGGGTCCTGCGGCACCAGCGCCAGATGCGCGCGGAAAGCATCGCGGTCCATCGCGTCCAGCGCCACGCCATCCAGCGCGATTCGCCCCGCCGCTGGGTCGTAGAAGCGTTGCAAAAGCTGCACGACCGTCGTCTTGCCCGCCCCCGAAGGGCCGACCAGCGCCACCGTTTCCCCCGGCGCGATGCGCAGGGAGACCCCTTCCAGCGCCGAGACATCGGGCCGCGTGGGATAAGAGAAACGCACGTCTTCGAAGGTGATCTCGCCACGCACCGGCTGCGGCACGGCAACCGGCGACACAGGATCGCGCACGCTGTCCTCGACATGCAGCAGTTCGACCAGCCGCTCGGTTGCGCCAGCGGCACGCTGAAGCTCTCCGAAGACCTCGGACAGGGCGCCCACGGCCCCCGCCACCATGACCGAGTAGATCACGAACTGGATCAGCGTGCCCGCCGACAGGCCCCCCGCGCGCACATCCCATGCCCCGACCCAGAGCACGCCAACGATGCCGGTGAACACGAGGAAGATGACGATCATCGTCATCGCCGCGCGGGTCCAGATGCGGCGCCGGGCAGCGTCAAAGCTCTTCTCGGTCACCTCGGAGAAGGCCGCCCGCGACAGCGCCTCGTGGGTATAGGCCTGCACGGTCTGCACGCTTGTCAGCGCCTCCGAGGCATTGCCCGACGAGGCGGCGATCCAGTCCTGGTTCTCGCGGCTCAGCACCCGCAGGCGGCGGCCCAGCGTCAGGATCGGCACGATCACCACCGGCACGATCAGCAGCACCAGCCCGGTCAGCTTGGGCGAGGTGAAGAGCATCAGCACCAGCCCGCCCGAGAACAACAGGATATTGCGCAGCGCGATCGAGATCGACGAGCCGATCACTGAAAGGATCAGCGTCGTGTCGGTGGTGATGCGGCTCAGGACCTCTCCGGTCATGGTGCGTTCGTAGAAGGCGGGCGACAGGCCGATGACCTTGTCGAAGACCGCCTTGCGGATGTCTGCCACCACCCGCTCGCCCAGCCGCGTGACCAGCGCGTAGCGCAGCGCCGTGCCCAGTGCCAGCAGCGCGGCAATGGCCAGCGCCGCGCCGAAATACTTGTCCAGCAACGCCCCGTCGGCATTGTTGAAATTGTCGACCACGCGGCGCACGGCCATCGGCAGGATCAGCGAGACGCTTGCCGTCAGCACCAGCGCGGCGACCGCCGCCAGCATGAGCAGGCGATAGGGGCGCAGGAAGGGCCAAAGCGCCCGGAGCGACCCAAGCCGCTTCGACTTCTCGCGTTCTTCCGCCTCGACCGACAGTCCGCCGCGCGCCATGGCGCCCCCCTTTATTCCGCTTGTGCTCAACGGGTTTTGCCCGCCCGCCCCCGAAGGTCAAGGTCTGCATTGACGCGGGCGCGCGCGTGCCTTGCCCCGGCCCGGAAGCGCCGGGGGCGGCCCCGGCTCGGCGGTGGTGATGTCCAGGGCGCCAATGCGCGGGGTCGCGACGTCGGGAAACGCCCGGGGATCTCTTGCCTGCCCGTCAGGGGTCACAGCCCTGCCGTCACAGCGGCAACAAAGCCGTGTCCCGCCTTCGACGGCGGCTTTGCAGAGGATCTGTCAGAAAGGCAGTCTTGGAGCGGGCGACGGGAATCGAACCCGTATCTCTTGCTTGGAAGGCAAGGGTCTTACCATTACACAACGCCCGCTCGATCAAGTCGCGTGTTAGGACATGTGGTTTTGAGGGTCAAGGCTGATCTCGCAGGCGGCCCCGGGCCCTGCGCCGCGCTGCCAAGGCCCTGCGCCATGTGGCTCGGCGGATGGCTGGCGCCCGTCATGCGCGCCGATCCACCGGCCTGCCGACGCCGATTGCGCTGGATCGCGCGGCGCCTAGGGCGCGCGCAAGGCGACCACCAGATCGCCGGAGGGCTCGGCCCCTAGAAAGGGTGCCGATTCGGGCCATGCGTCCTCAGGGTTGCCGAAATGCGGTAATTTTGGGGCAGTCGTTTCCGAATTGAGGCAGGCCCTTCCGATCTCTGGCACGGGATACCAAGTTTGAAGCGCAAGGCGCATCACCATCAAGGAATTGAAATTACATCCAAAATACGAACACCCAAAACCGGGAAACGTCACGTTTCGAAAACGGAAACCGATTGCGGTCCGAAAATGTGGCAGGACGCTGTACGCTACGTAAAGAAGATTGCCCGGGGTCGGACGAAAAAAACGGCCCCCTTCGGAGATAAGCGATTGAAAGGCACAAGACCCGCCCAGCGGGGGCGCCGGCATCTGCGGGCCGCCAACGCCACCGGCAGCGCACAGATCCTGCGGCTGCCCGCCTTTGTGCCAGTGACATCGCGGGTCGCCCTGTCCGCACAATTTGCCTGCTCGCTCCTCCGGGCAGGATATCCAGAAAGGATCAGCAATGCCCCTTGCCCCGATTCCCGCTGACGGCAATCTTCCCGACATCGACGGCGCCTTCGCGATGGCCGTCGAGGCGCGCTTCGACAACCTGCTGGGCGGATACTGGCAGCGGCTGGTGGATATCGGCAGCGGGCCGGGCACCGACAATATCCTGCTGACCCAATACGAGAACACCTCGGACCTGATGCTGACCCTGTATCAGGACGGCGTCGCGCATTCCGTGGTCGCGCCCGAGGCCATCGTGCAGGGCGAGACGGCAGTCTTTTCCGCCGGGATAGAGCCCGACGGCACCATGTGGATCGGCAAGGACGGCGTGCTTCTGGCGCAGGCAGCGGGCGTGGTGCCCGACGACGTGGAGCGCACGAACGAACTGATCGGAGAATCCAACTGGCCCGATGACACGCCCCTGATCGGCGCCGTCACAGGGATCGAGATCGTCGCCGTGACAGAGGACGACTCAGCTCCCGATCCCGCCGACCCCGCCCCCGTGGACCCCGATCCGGTCGATCCGGACCCGGTGGACCCCGACCCCGCCGATCCCGATCCGGTGGACCCGGACCCGACCGACACCCTCGCTCAGGTGGACGGCGCCTTCAGCGTCACCCTCACCGCGCGCTTCGACAACATTCAGGGCGGCTACTGGCAGCGTTTCTACGACTTCGGCAGTGGGCCGGGCTGGGACAACATCCTGTTTACGCAGGTCGAGAACACCACTGACGTGGCGCTGGAGCTGCATCAGGGCGGCTCTGTCTACCGGGTGGTCGCCCCGGATGCGCTGTCACAGGGAGAGACCGCCGACTGGCGCACCGGCATCGACGCCGACGGGCTGATGTGGATCGAGAAGGACGGCGTCCGGCTGGCCGAGGCAGAGGGCGCTGTTCCGGCGGACGTGGATCGCGCGAACCTGCTGGTCGGGTCTTCGAACTGGCCGGGCGACACGCCGATGATCGGCACGGTCGAAGCGGTAACCGTCCTGAACGGCGAGGCGGCCCCCGTCGACCCCGTCGACCCCGACCCGACGGACCCCGATCCGACCGATCCCGACCCTGTCGACCCCGTTGATCCGACCGAGGCCGCGGACCCGGACGATCCTCTGGATCCGCCCGGCGCGGGGACCGGCGACATGATCGTCGTCGCCCATCAGGATGACGACCTGCTGTTCATGAACCCCACCATCGCCCATGCCATCGACGGCGACGAACCGGTGACGGTCGTCTACCTGACCGCTGGCGACTTCGGGCAGGAAGAAAGTTACTGGGGCGCCCGCGAGGACGGCGTCAAGGAGGCCTACGCCTGGATGGCGGGCGACGACGACCCGACGTGGATCGACGAGACAGTAACCCTATCGCTTGGCGGGCAGGGTTTCGATCTCGCCAGCAGCTATCTCGAAAGCCAGCCCGACATCCGGATGTACTTCCTGCGCCTGCCCGACGGATTCCACGGCGAGGGCTCGGACACCTACAACGGCGAAAGCCTGTACAAGCTTGCCCATGGCGAGATCCAGACCGCGACCACCGTCGACGGCGCGAATACCTACAGCGCCGAGGATCTGACCTCTGTCCTGACCGCCTTGCTGGACAGTCACGGCCCCGACACACTGCACCTGCAATCCGAAAGCGAGATCGAACACAGCGATCACGTCCACGGCGCGGAGTTCGCCGTGGCGGCGCTGGAGGATTACGGCGACGACCTGCTGGTGCGCACCTATGTCGGCTACGAATCCTGGGGCTACGAAGAGAACCTGACCCCGGAGGATGAAACCAGGGTGACAGAGGCCTTCCGTCGCTACGCCACGCATGACCCGCAGGTGCACGCCCCCGGCGGCGGCTGGCTGGAAAGCTACGTCGAATGGGTCAAGCGCGAACACGTCGACGAGGAATGGCTGCACGATGGCGACGACACCGAGGACGGCGCGACCGCCGGTGTGACGTCTTCGGCGTTTCTTGTCCCCGACCCCAGGCTGGAACCTGAACCAGAGCCCACGCCCGAAACGGGCGAAGAGCTGATCGCGCAGCTGACGTCGGCGCAAGCCTCATGGTGGCACGATCAGCAGGCGGAAGAGGTCGACGAGGCGGAAACAGAGGACTTCGCTGCCGAGGCCTGAGCGGGATCACTCGAAGGGCTCGATCAGCCCCGGCCCGCCGGCCCGGGTCGACTGCACCGCCCGCACGTCAGCGCGACAGTCCCAGAGACGAGTAATGCAGGATGCCATGCGCGATGAACTCCCGCGCAACCCTGGGCCAGACCATGTTGAAGCGCAGCGGGTCCATCCCGGCGACCCTGGCGATCTCTCCCAGAGTGCGGCGGCTGTCGATGGCCGCCACCAGCGGCGCCGTCTCGCGCGGCAGCTTCAGCTGCACCTTCTGCTCGACGATGGTCAGCGGCAGCACGCGGCCCTGCGCCACCATCTTCGCCAGCGGGCGCATGTCGCGGATGGCGATGCGCGGCACCAGATGCGCTTCGCCGCCCGGCAGAGGCCGGTCCTCATCGTCCGGCACGAGGTACCCGAAATGTTTCTTCATCGTCCCGCGCAGCTTCTCGGCCGTGGCCATGGCGGTCACGTCGTCCATGCCTGCAGGCCGCGACACGATCCGCGACAGGTCATACTGGGCGGGCACGCAGAAGCTCTGCAGCCGCCAGCCCGAGGCGGCGCAGGTCTCGAAGACCTTCGCCACGTCGAAAGGCGTGTCCTGCCCGTGCAGAAGCAGATCATAGAACCCCGCGTCCGAGACCCTGTGATCGTTGACGTTCAGGTTGGCCCGGAAGGGATGGCCCTCGGGCAGGCCCTTCACGATCTCCTTCGCGCGATGCACCCGCACCTGCGGATCCAGCCCCTCGAAAAGCGCGGCAAAAGCCTGTTGCAGGGGATAGACCCCGGAGCGTCCGTAGGGCGCGTAGACCATGAAGCCCATGCCGCCCCCCGGCACCACGGCCTTCCGCAGCGCGGCGAACCCCTCGGTCGGATCGGGCAGGTGATGCAGCACCCCGCAGCAGTCGATATAATCGAAGGGGCCATGGTCGGCGGCATCCAGCAGGCTGCCGGTGACAAAGGTGATGCCGGTCAGCCCGCGCGCCTCGGCCCGTGCCTCGGCAATCGCGCGCGAGGCCTTGGAGAGGTCGATATAGGTGATCTCGTAGGGCGCGCCCGCGCTGGTCATGACCTGAGCCAGCTGGATCAGGGCGTCGCCGGTTCCGCCACCGGCCACAAGTACCCGCAGCGGCTGCGACCAGTCGCGCTGCCCGCGCCACAGCCAGTGATCCATCTCGAAGGGATGCGAGGGCGATCCCAAGACCAGCCGCTTCGCCTCGTCCGCCGGGTCGCGGTCGGGATAGGGATAGGCTTCGTATTGTTCCTTGACCGAGACCATGCGCACTCCCTCTCTTGCAGCGC
This region of Ponticoccus alexandrii genomic DNA includes:
- a CDS encoding amidase; this encodes MTARPPFTGPDLCSLTAREAIALLKAREVSANELVEAALSRVAQTAPAINAMVTPCPERAGAAAAQADGDTLLAGLPVGIKDLTPVAGVRTTWGTPGLADFVPEASDPLVLRLEQRGAVVLGKTNTPEMGAGANTFNPVFGRTRNPWDTRMNAGGSSGGAAAGLATGETWLSHGSDLGGSLRTPASFCGVVGLRPSPGIAGASGGHDGFSPFGVEGPMARTVADVALFLDAMAGWDARWPISFPPPDTSYLDSCLADPGPLRIAFAPDLGGLAPVDPAMAQALADALARLASPQIGVEEIHPDLPGIETCFRTHRALAMWTGYRQTPKRISDQYKPTLRDNIRQGGTLGVDAIAEAMTTRSRLYDRMRALFETCDVLACPVSGIGPLKAEIEFPPEIAGVASTDYLDWLRFAFLATLCGLPALSLPIGHLPNGLPVGLQLIGKPRGEARLLQIARHLEEQLGLPSRPIDPVVRHGPEA
- a CDS encoding ArsR/SmtB family transcription factor; translation: MTTTKPPAPPQQMEANARDAAAYLKTLAHEGRLMILCHLGSEEKSVGELEALLGIRQAAVSQMLARLREEGLVTTRREGKTIWYRLADNRTNQVIGLLYKLFCANDR
- a CDS encoding zinc-binding dehydrogenase → MPRIRAAVCTAFNQPLAIEALDLRAPLAGEVEVTLEAVAICHSDISYAEGAWGGDLPAVYGHEAAGRISATGPGVTAFTQGQRVVVTLIKACNACINCATGHPTICENQAPRPAPLTRPDGTEVIQSMHCGAFAERVVVDQSQIVAVPDNLPPESLCLLACGVITGIGGMINAGRLKPGEDVVVIGAGGVGLNAIQGARIAGARRIVAVDMSEAKLETARAFGATHGVLGTEKSPWRKAMKALGRGADVVAVTVGAIPAYEQALRYMGWGGRMVMIGMPHSGAMAQYEPVVPAFMGQHMIGSKMGDAVISRDIPWMADLYAQGRLKLDELVSGRWSLDQINEAIADTRTGGARRNVILFDA
- a CDS encoding class I SAM-dependent methyltransferase; this encodes MVSVKEQYEAYPYPDRDPADEAKRLVLGSPSHPFEMDHWLWRGQRDWSQPLRVLVAGGGTGDALIQLAQVMTSAGAPYEITYIDLSKASRAIAEARAEARGLTGITFVTGSLLDAADHGPFDYIDCCGVLHHLPDPTEGFAALRKAVVPGGGMGFMVYAPYGRSGVYPLQQAFAALFEGLDPQVRVHRAKEIVKGLPEGHPFRANLNVNDHRVSDAGFYDLLLHGQDTPFDVAKVFETCAASGWRLQSFCVPAQYDLSRIVSRPAGMDDVTAMATAEKLRGTMKKHFGYLVPDDEDRPLPGGEAHLVPRIAIRDMRPLAKMVAQGRVLPLTIVEQKVQLKLPRETAPLVAAIDSRRTLGEIARVAGMDPLRFNMVWPRVAREFIAHGILHYSSLGLSR
- a CDS encoding ABC transporter transmembrane domain-containing protein encodes the protein MARGGLSVEAEEREKSKRLGSLRALWPFLRPYRLLMLAAVAALVLTASVSLILPMAVRRVVDNFNNADGALLDKYFGAALAIAALLALGTALRYALVTRLGERVVADIRKAVFDKVIGLSPAFYERTMTGEVLSRITTDTTLILSVIGSSISIALRNILLFSGGLVLMLFTSPKLTGLVLLIVPVVIVPILTLGRRLRVLSRENQDWIAASSGNASEALTSVQTVQAYTHEALSRAAFSEVTEKSFDAARRRIWTRAAMTMIVIFLVFTGIVGVLWVGAWDVRAGGLSAGTLIQFVIYSVMVAGAVGALSEVFGELQRAAGATERLVELLHVEDSVRDPVSPVAVPQPVRGEITFEDVRFSYPTRPDVSALEGVSLRIAPGETVALVGPSGAGKTTVVQLLQRFYDPAAGRIALDGVALDAMDRDAFRAHLALVPQDPVIFAASARDNIRFGRPDASEEEVEAAARAAAAHDFLTALPQGYDTWLGERGVMLSGGQKQRVAIARAILRDAPVLLLDEATSALDAESERAVQAAVDRLAEGRTTVIVAHRLATVKKADRIVVMDQGRIVATGSHDALVAEGGLYARLARLQFTDGVAAE
- a CDS encoding PIG-L family deacetylase, which translates into the protein MPLAPIPADGNLPDIDGAFAMAVEARFDNLLGGYWQRLVDIGSGPGTDNILLTQYENTSDLMLTLYQDGVAHSVVAPEAIVQGETAVFSAGIEPDGTMWIGKDGVLLAQAAGVVPDDVERTNELIGESNWPDDTPLIGAVTGIEIVAVTEDDSAPDPADPAPVDPDPVDPDPVDPDPADPDPVDPDPTDTLAQVDGAFSVTLTARFDNIQGGYWQRFYDFGSGPGWDNILFTQVENTTDVALELHQGGSVYRVVAPDALSQGETADWRTGIDADGLMWIEKDGVRLAEAEGAVPADVDRANLLVGSSNWPGDTPMIGTVEAVTVLNGEAAPVDPVDPDPTDPDPTDPDPVDPVDPTEAADPDDPLDPPGAGTGDMIVVAHQDDDLLFMNPTIAHAIDGDEPVTVVYLTAGDFGQEESYWGAREDGVKEAYAWMAGDDDPTWIDETVTLSLGGQGFDLASSYLESQPDIRMYFLRLPDGFHGEGSDTYNGESLYKLAHGEIQTATTVDGANTYSAEDLTSVLTALLDSHGPDTLHLQSESEIEHSDHVHGAEFAVAALEDYGDDLLVRTYVGYESWGYEENLTPEDETRVTEAFRRYATHDPQVHAPGGGWLESYVEWVKREHVDEEWLHDGDDTEDGATAGVTSSAFLVPDPRLEPEPEPTPETGEELIAQLTSAQASWWHDQQAEEVDEAETEDFAAEA